The Zhihengliuella sp. ISTPL4 genomic interval CTGAGCCGCGTGCACGCCAGCTCCACGCTCGAGGTCGTCGAGGGGTGCGGACATGGCATGCCCCTGCAACGGCCGGCGGAGCTCGCCGCACGTCTGGAGGAGCGCCTGGCCACCTGACCCGGGCGGGACCGCTCAGCGGTCGCAGGTGCCTTTCTCCTGCAGCCCCTCGTCCGTGACGATCGCCCCGTCCACGTCGATGTCGATCACGGCCTCGTCGTCCACGATCTCGACGCCGGTCAGCGTGAGGCCCGCCGGGAGCTGATCCGCGATGCAGACGCGGCGCGGCTCCGTGATCCCTTCGCCCAGGGAGCCGAGCGACGACCCCACCCGGTCGAGATCGATGTCCACGCCGCCGACGCTCGCCGCCACCGGCGTGAGTTCGAGATCACCCTCGACCGCGCCGGGCATCAGGGTCACGGACACCGGCACCGCGGTGCCGAGCACCTGGAACGAGCCGCCAAGCGTCGCGTTCGGCGCGGCGAACTCGACTGTGTCGACGGGCAGGTCCGTGGCCGAGAGCAGAGTGGTGAACTGGTCCTGGTCGATACGGATGGTGCCGTCCGCGCCGCCGAGGTCTCCGCCTCGCAGAGGGACACCCGTCGCCGTGACGTCCGCCGCCCCCGTGATGCCCTCCAGCGTGACGGCATCCGTCGACAGCTGCAGGGTGTCGAGACGACCGGCGAGGAGCTGCGGGAGCAGGATGCCTTCGGTCTCGACGTCCAGCTGCTGGTCGGCGGGCAGATCGAGCTGCTCGATGACGATCGACCGGACGACGCCGGGAAGAACGGCCCGGGCGACGAGTTCGGCCGCGACGACGAGCAGCGCGAGCACGAGCACGACGATGAGCACGACCCACGGCCACCGACGGCGGCGGGCGACCTTCGCGGGCTCACGACCGTCCGCCGAGTCGGGGATGACGAGCGTCGGATGCTCGCCCGAAGGCTCCGGGTACGGCAGGGTCCGGTTGTCGTCGCTCATGGCGCTCCTACATGCGCTCGGGCGCGGAGACGCCGAGCAGGTCGAGTCCGTTGCGGAAGACCTGACCGGCGGCGTCGTTCAGCCACAGGCGCGTGCGGTGCACGTCCTCCACCGGGGCGTCGCTCAGCGGAATCACCCGGCAGTTGTCGTACCAGCGGTGATACAGGCCGGCGAGCTCCTCCAGGTACCGCGCGACCCGGTGCGGCTCGCGCACCTCGGCGGCGAACCCCACGATGCGCGGGAACTCCTGGAGCGCGCCCAGCAGCGCCGCCTCGGTCTCGTGCGTCAGCGTCTCCGGGGCGAAGACCGAGCGGTCGACGCCGGAATCCGCGGCGTTGCGCGCGACGTTGTGGGTACGAGCATGCGCGTACTGCACGTAGAACACCGGGTTGTCGTTCGTGCGCTTCTGCAGCAGCTCCGGATCGAGGTCGAGCGGCGAGTCGGCGGGCGAGCGCTCCAGCGAGTAGCGGAGTGCATCCGTGCCGAGCCAGTCGAGGAGGTCGTCCATCTCGATGATGTTGCCGGCGCGCTTGCTGAGACGGGCACCGTTGATCGAGACCATCTGCCCGATGAGCACCTGGATGTTCTTCGCGGGGTCATCCCCCGCCGCGCCCGCGACCGCCTTGAGGCGGTGCACGTAGCCGTGGTGGTCGGCCCCGAGCAGGTAGATCTTGTCGCGGAAGCCGCGGTCGCCCTTGTTCAGGTAGTAGGCGGCGTCGGCGGCGAAGTACGTGTACTCGCCGTTCGAGCGGCGGATCACGCGGTCCTTGTCGTCACCGAAGTCCGTGGTCCGCACCCAGACGGCGCCGTCCTCGTCGAACACGTGGCCCTGCTCGCGCAGACGGTCGACGGCCTGGTCGATCAGGCTGGATCCCGAGGCGTCCTTCGCGTGGAGGGTGCGCTCGGAGAACCAGACGTCGAACGGCACGTTGAAGCGCTCGAGGGAGTTCTTGATCTCGGCAAGCTGGTACTCGTAGCCGAGCTCGCGGGCGACGGTGAGCTGCTCCTCCTCCGGGAGGTCGAGCAGGTCGGGACGCGCCTCGAGCACGCGGCCGGCGAGCGTCGCGATGTACTGCCCGGGGTAGCCGCCCTCCGGCGTCGGCTCGCCCTTCGCGGCCGCCAGCACGGACGCGGCGAAGCGGTCCATCTGCACACCCGCATCGTTGATGTAGTACTCGCGCACCGCGTGGGCGCCACTCGCGAGGAGCAGGCGGACGATCGCGTCGCCGAGGGCCGCCCAGCGCGTGTGCGCGATGTGCAGCGGCCCGGTGGGGTTGGCCGAGACGAACTCGACATTGACGCTCACACCCTCCTGCGAGGAGTTGGTCCCGTAGGCGGGACCGGCGTCGACGATGACCTTCGCGAGTGCGCCGGCGGCCGCCGCGTCGAGACGGATGTTGAGGAACCCCGGACCGGCCACCTCAGCGCTGGCGATACCCTCCACACCGGCGAGCCCGTCGGCGATCTGCTGGGCGAGCTCGCGGGGGTTCGTGCCGAAGGGCTTGGCCAGGCGCATGGCGATGTTCGAGGCCCAGTCGCCGTGGTCGCGGTTGCGCGGACGCTCCAGCACGATGTCGGCGGCGGAGAGGTCGAACGGCTCGCCCGAACGTCGTTCCTCGGCGATGGGGGCGAGGACGGCGAGGAGGGCGTGGGCGAGCGTTTCAGGATTCATAGATCCCTCAGTTTACGGGGGTGCGCGAGCCCGTTCCGTCGCCCGGCGTCCCGCGGAGTTTGCGATCCGCTCTCCGTGATCTACTCTCATGCCATGAACGCCCCCGCCGCCTCTCGTCGACTGCGCGTCGCGGGCGTCGCCGCCGCCCTCCTCGTCGCCGTCGCCGCGGGCGTTCTCGGGGTCTGGCGACCGTGGGTTCCGGCGCCGTCGTCCCTCCCGGTCGGCGCTGCGGCCGGAGACGAGTCCGCCGCGGTGATCGCTCCCGCGCCGCTCGCGCTCCCCGACGAGCCGACCGTCCTCGTCTTCGGCGATTCCTGGACCTACGGCTCGGCCGCGTCCGACCCCACCCTCGGCTACGCATACGTGCTCGCCGACCTCCTGCACGGCTCGACCATCGTGGACGGCGTGCGCGGCAGCGGCTACCTCAAGCCCGGCATCGACGGCCCCACCTTCGGCGAGCGCATCGCGGCCCTGGACCCGGCCCTCGAACCGGATCTCGTCATCGTCCAGGGCTCCATCAACGACCGGGCACAGGGCGAGGCCGGCTACCGCGACGCCGTGACCGCCGCCTGGGACGCGCTAACGGCGCTGTACCCGGAGGCGGCGATCGTGGTCCTCGGCCCCGCGCCGCACGAGCTGCCGGTGGGCGCGCAGACCGCACGGATCGACCGGGATCTCGCGGCTCTCGCCTCGGCCCGCGGCTGGTGGTACATCTCCCCGATCGAGCGGGACTGGATCACCGAGGACAACTATCTCGCCGTCATCGACGTGGAGGTCGGGCGCAAGCATCCGTCCACCGACGGCCACCGTTACCTCGCCGAGAAGCTGGCCGCCGCGCTCGACGAACTGCGCGCCGCGCCGGTCACGGAGGCCGGTGGGTCGGAGACCACCCCCGACGAGTGATATTGTCGATCGGTACGCCTCCGTAGCTCAGTGGATAGAGCGCCGGTTTCCGGTACCGTAGGTCGCAGGTTCGACTCCTGTCGGGGGCACGTACAGCAAGAGGGATCGTCCGCACGGACGGTCCCTCTTCTCGTTCCCCCGGGGGTCGCCCAGCGCGCCCGCCGCACGGACCGGTAGCCTGGATCCGTGCCCTCCCTCCACATCGCCGGTTCGACGCGCGCTCCGCGCCGTCTGTCGTCCGCGACGCCGATGACGGAGTGGATGCGCGTGGTCCTGCACCCCGGCACGAACGGGTGGACGAGCGTCTGGGGCACGCTCTCGCACGGCGAGATCGCCGGCTGCCCGCCGCCACAGGGATAGGCCGCGCCCGGACGGGTGCGGCCACATCGCGTCACCCATCCATCTGCCGTGAGGTATCCCTGTGTCTTCTTCGTCGTCCCCTGCCCGTTTCCGTCTCGCACCGCATGAGCTCTGGCGCGGCATCCGCTCCAACGCCCGCAGCGACGTGCTCGGCGGCGGTCTGCTGCTGACCGCCACCCTGGCCGCCCTCATCCTCGCCAACTCCCCCGCCGCCCCCTGGTACGAGGCGATCCGGGATTTCCGCTTCGGGATCCCGGAGTGGCACCTCGAGCTCAGCGTGGGCGCCTGGGCCGCCGACGGCCTCCTCGCGGTGTTCTTCTTCGTCGTCGGACTGGAGCTGAAGGAGGAGTTCGTCGCCGGACGCCTCCGCGACCCGCGCCGTGCCGCGCTTCCGATCGCCGCCGCGGTCGGCGGCGTCATCGTCCCCGCCCTGCTGTTCGTCGCGATCAACGCGGCCTCCGGCGCGGATGTGCTGCGCGGGTGGGCGATCCCCACGGCCACGGACATCGCGTTCGCGATCGCCGTCCTCGCCGTCGTCGGCCGCTTCCTGCCACCGGCCCTGCGGGTGTTCCTGCTCACGCTCGCGATCATCGACGACCTCATCGCCATCACGATCATCGCCACGTTCTACACCGAGACCATCAGCTTCCCGTGGCTGATCCTCGCGCTCCTCCCCCTCGCGGGCTTCGCACTCGCCGCGCAGAACGGCATCCGGTCCTGGTGGATCCTGCTCCCCCTCGCCCTCGCCGTGTGGGCGTTCGTGCATGCCTCGGGGGTGCACGCCACGGTCGCCGGGGTGTTGCTCGGTTTCATGGTGCCGGTGCGTCCGACCGAGCGCGCCCGGGTGCGCACCGGGACCGACGCCGACGGCGCACCGGTGTACGACGGCCTCGCCGCCCACTTCGCGGACCGCTGGGGCATCGTGGCCACGCTCGTCGCCGTGCCGGTGTTCGCGTTCTTCGCGGCCGGGGTCGAGATCGGCGGCGTGGACGGCCTCGTCTCGGCGCTGACCGACCCGATCACGATCGGCATCATCGTGGGACTCGTCCTCGGGAAGCCCATCGGCATCCTGTTCACGACGTTCCTGCTGAGCCGCGTGCCGGCCCTGCGCCTCGACGAGACGCTGCGCTGGCCGGACCTCGCGGGCATTTCCCTGCTCGCGGGCATCGGGTTCACGGTCTCGCTGCTGGTGGGCGAGCTCGCCTACGGCAGCAGCAGTGTTGCGGACGACCACGTGAAGATCGGCGTCCTCGTCGGCTCGCTCCTCGCCGCTGTCCTCGGTGGCCTCGTGCTCGCGGCCCGCAGCCGTCGTGCCCGTGCGGAGACCGGGGCCTGCACCGAGACCTGATCACGCGCTCCTACGCTCCCCTGC includes:
- a CDS encoding SGNH/GDSL hydrolase family protein → MNAPAASRRLRVAGVAAALLVAVAAGVLGVWRPWVPAPSSLPVGAAAGDESAAVIAPAPLALPDEPTVLVFGDSWTYGSAASDPTLGYAYVLADLLHGSTIVDGVRGSGYLKPGIDGPTFGERIAALDPALEPDLVIVQGSINDRAQGEAGYRDAVTAAWDALTALYPEAAIVVLGPAPHELPVGAQTARIDRDLAALASARGWWYISPIERDWITEDNYLAVIDVEVGRKHPSTDGHRYLAEKLAAALDELRAAPVTEAGGSETTPDE
- a CDS encoding LmeA family phospholipid-binding protein, producing MSDDNRTLPYPEPSGEHPTLVIPDSADGREPAKVARRRRWPWVVLIVVLVLALLVVAAELVARAVLPGVVRSIVIEQLDLPADQQLDVETEGILLPQLLAGRLDTLQLSTDAVTLEGITGAADVTATGVPLRGGDLGGADGTIRIDQDQFTTLLSATDLPVDTVEFAAPNATLGGSFQVLGTAVPVSVTLMPGAVEGDLELTPVAASVGGVDIDLDRVGSSLGSLGEGITEPRRVCIADQLPAGLTLTGVEIVDDEAVIDIDVDGAIVTDEGLQEKGTCDR
- the argS gene encoding arginine--tRNA ligase, translating into MNPETLAHALLAVLAPIAEERRSGEPFDLSAADIVLERPRNRDHGDWASNIAMRLAKPFGTNPRELAQQIADGLAGVEGIASAEVAGPGFLNIRLDAAAAGALAKVIVDAGPAYGTNSSQEGVSVNVEFVSANPTGPLHIAHTRWAALGDAIVRLLLASGAHAVREYYINDAGVQMDRFAASVLAAAKGEPTPEGGYPGQYIATLAGRVLEARPDLLDLPEEEQLTVARELGYEYQLAEIKNSLERFNVPFDVWFSERTLHAKDASGSSLIDQAVDRLREQGHVFDEDGAVWVRTTDFGDDKDRVIRRSNGEYTYFAADAAYYLNKGDRGFRDKIYLLGADHHGYVHRLKAVAGAAGDDPAKNIQVLIGQMVSINGARLSKRAGNIIEMDDLLDWLGTDALRYSLERSPADSPLDLDPELLQKRTNDNPVFYVQYAHARTHNVARNAADSGVDRSVFAPETLTHETEAALLGALQEFPRIVGFAAEVREPHRVARYLEELAGLYHRWYDNCRVIPLSDAPVEDVHRTRLWLNDAAGQVFRNGLDLLGVSAPERM
- the nhaA gene encoding Na+/H+ antiporter NhaA translates to MSSSSSPARFRLAPHELWRGIRSNARSDVLGGGLLLTATLAALILANSPAAPWYEAIRDFRFGIPEWHLELSVGAWAADGLLAVFFFVVGLELKEEFVAGRLRDPRRAALPIAAAVGGVIVPALLFVAINAASGADVLRGWAIPTATDIAFAIAVLAVVGRFLPPALRVFLLTLAIIDDLIAITIIATFYTETISFPWLILALLPLAGFALAAQNGIRSWWILLPLALAVWAFVHASGVHATVAGVLLGFMVPVRPTERARVRTGTDADGAPVYDGLAAHFADRWGIVATLVAVPVFAFFAAGVEIGGVDGLVSALTDPITIGIIVGLVLGKPIGILFTTFLLSRVPALRLDETLRWPDLAGISLLAGIGFTVSLLVGELAYGSSSVADDHVKIGVLVGSLLAAVLGGLVLAARSRRARAETGACTET